Proteins encoded in a region of the Sphingopyxis sp. OAS728 genome:
- a CDS encoding TonB-dependent receptor domain-containing protein, with the protein MMKMGTNASVFLAATASIIALAASPAAAQGGDEIIVTGSRIAKSEFTSADPIQVIDPESAKLQGQVQLADVLQQVPAAQGSIQITSAISNRFVANGGNDVQTVSLRGLGAERTLVLINGRRAGPAGIRGSVAPFDLNVLPLSVVRQVEILKTGASSIYGSDAVAGVVNILTRDDLNGLEGGGFSSITEHGGGESYGVDASFGKKFDRGHIFATVDYFRQQNLTRRDRDFLFCSEEYLKREADGSRADIVDFRTGRPACSSTQANMIVFSDFSGVDQDGFPTFGPGLIAPNGQAIFAGQYGNEFAGVGIPINAYNPIGVFGPADFYGVNFDGPSTGALNQFEPAEQDMDVFSGVKRISAFVEGAYDVTDGITAYGEFLFSNRKSHNNGVQRIELQQFTGASMLPFFLCDPTAYNCDPNDMGDPLNGEFAGNLILRPRVLVKSESAADVDYYRGVLGLRGEFGGGWKWDVHGQHSRSDASYTQDVIYQDAIASQTLRTRSCAGTTTAIRGAQCIDIDFTDPRVLRGDFTPAERAFLMGRETGRTLFKQTSAEALLTGKLFDLPGGSVGAAFGANIRRDEINDTPGEATLAGNVANFTTSGITAGRTVSKELFGEVEVPLLEGVPMIERLTLSGAARYTHVEATRRDGAGDTFSDTTWKVGADWAVTDWLRFRGTWGTSFRAPALFELFLQDQTGFLGQADIDPCIQTAARLAAGAISQRIFDNCAADGIGPNYAGGISPVTITSGGGLGELKPETSTAKTVSLILTPDLSGALWGGLKTRLAVDYFDIEVKDEVTLLGAGNILRGCYDSEVADEPLCGLFTRSTTAGPDAQSVASVTDRYVNISRQRNRGVDLSLAVDQDLGNLGSLAFRAQMTWQVKDKVSLFPGTEVDDNGKIGNPKWVGDFNLGWMKDGWTLFYGIDVTGAASNEEDLLRAQGGDACRTSSFRPGGRFCPDVSVPATFYHSLSLSRDVAERFRITLGVANLFDTAPPRVSTVVTATPPVIGQAPAFGTQYDYLGRRFFLSVRGKI; encoded by the coding sequence ATGATGAAAATGGGCACCAACGCCTCGGTGTTTCTGGCCGCGACGGCCTCGATAATTGCATTGGCGGCATCGCCCGCGGCGGCGCAGGGCGGTGACGAGATTATCGTCACGGGATCGCGCATCGCGAAGAGCGAGTTTACCAGCGCCGACCCGATCCAGGTCATCGATCCCGAGAGCGCAAAGTTGCAGGGACAGGTCCAGCTGGCCGACGTCCTGCAGCAGGTTCCGGCGGCGCAGGGATCGATCCAGATTACTTCGGCGATTTCGAACCGCTTCGTCGCGAACGGCGGCAATGATGTGCAGACGGTGTCGCTGCGCGGGCTAGGCGCCGAGCGCACGCTCGTGCTGATCAATGGTCGGCGCGCGGGCCCGGCGGGCATTCGCGGTTCGGTGGCGCCGTTCGATCTCAACGTCCTGCCGCTGTCGGTGGTGCGGCAGGTCGAAATACTCAAGACCGGCGCCTCGTCGATCTATGGATCGGATGCCGTCGCCGGCGTGGTCAACATATTGACCCGCGATGATTTGAACGGGCTCGAGGGCGGCGGTTTCTCGTCGATCACCGAACATGGCGGCGGCGAAAGCTATGGCGTCGATGCGAGTTTCGGGAAGAAATTCGACCGCGGGCATATCTTCGCGACGGTCGATTATTTCCGCCAGCAGAACCTCACCCGCCGCGATCGCGACTTCCTCTTCTGCTCCGAAGAGTACCTCAAGCGCGAGGCCGACGGCAGCCGCGCCGATATCGTCGATTTCCGTACCGGGCGCCCGGCGTGCAGCAGCACGCAAGCCAATATGATCGTGTTCAGTGATTTTTCGGGCGTCGACCAGGACGGCTTTCCGACGTTCGGCCCGGGGCTGATCGCGCCGAACGGGCAGGCGATCTTCGCGGGGCAATATGGCAATGAATTTGCCGGGGTAGGCATTCCGATCAACGCCTATAATCCGATCGGCGTGTTCGGGCCGGCCGATTTCTACGGGGTCAATTTCGACGGTCCGTCGACGGGCGCGCTCAACCAGTTCGAGCCGGCCGAACAGGATATGGACGTGTTTTCCGGGGTGAAGCGGATCAGCGCCTTCGTCGAGGGCGCCTATGACGTCACCGACGGCATCACCGCCTATGGCGAATTCCTGTTCAGCAACCGCAAGTCGCATAACAATGGCGTCCAGCGGATCGAGCTCCAGCAATTCACCGGCGCGTCGATGCTGCCCTTTTTCCTCTGCGACCCGACGGCGTATAATTGCGACCCCAACGACATGGGCGATCCGCTCAACGGCGAGTTTGCGGGCAATCTGATCCTGCGCCCGCGCGTGCTCGTGAAATCCGAAAGCGCGGCCGACGTCGATTATTATCGCGGCGTTCTCGGGCTACGCGGCGAATTTGGCGGCGGGTGGAAATGGGACGTCCATGGCCAGCACAGCCGGTCCGACGCCAGCTATACGCAGGATGTCATCTATCAGGATGCGATCGCGTCGCAGACGCTGCGCACGCGCTCGTGCGCCGGAACGACGACCGCGATCCGCGGCGCGCAGTGCATCGACATCGACTTTACCGATCCGCGCGTGCTGCGCGGCGACTTCACGCCCGCCGAGCGCGCCTTCCTGATGGGCCGCGAGACGGGCCGCACTTTGTTCAAGCAGACTTCGGCCGAGGCGCTGCTGACGGGCAAGCTGTTCGACCTGCCGGGGGGATCGGTGGGCGCAGCGTTCGGGGCGAATATCCGCCGCGACGAGATCAACGACACGCCGGGCGAAGCGACGCTGGCGGGCAATGTCGCCAATTTCACCACCTCGGGTATCACGGCGGGGCGCACGGTATCGAAGGAGCTGTTCGGCGAAGTCGAGGTGCCGCTACTCGAAGGCGTGCCGATGATCGAGCGGCTGACGCTGTCGGGCGCGGCGCGTTACACGCATGTCGAGGCGACGCGACGCGACGGGGCGGGCGACACATTCAGCGACACGACGTGGAAGGTCGGCGCCGACTGGGCGGTGACCGACTGGCTGCGCTTCCGCGGCACGTGGGGCACGTCGTTCCGCGCGCCGGCGCTGTTCGAATTGTTCCTTCAGGACCAGACGGGTTTCCTTGGCCAGGCGGATATCGATCCGTGCATCCAGACCGCGGCGCGGCTTGCGGCGGGAGCGATCAGCCAGCGCATCTTCGACAATTGCGCCGCAGACGGCATCGGCCCCAATTATGCCGGCGGGATCAGCCCCGTGACGATCACCTCGGGCGGCGGTCTCGGCGAACTCAAGCCCGAAACCTCGACCGCGAAGACGGTGTCGCTCATCCTGACCCCCGACCTGTCGGGGGCGCTGTGGGGCGGGCTCAAGACGCGCCTTGCGGTCGATTATTTCGATATCGAGGTGAAAGACGAGGTCACGCTGCTCGGTGCGGGCAATATCCTGCGCGGTTGCTATGATTCGGAGGTCGCCGACGAGCCGCTGTGCGGCCTCTTCACGCGCTCGACGACGGCCGGCCCCGATGCACAGAGCGTCGCGAGCGTCACCGACCGTTATGTCAATATCAGCCGCCAGCGGAACCGCGGCGTCGACCTGTCGCTCGCGGTCGATCAGGATCTCGGCAACCTCGGTTCGCTCGCGTTCCGCGCGCAGATGACGTGGCAGGTGAAGGATAAGGTGTCGCTCTTCCCCGGCACCGAGGTCGACGACAATGGCAAGATCGGCAATCCGAAATGGGTCGGCGATTTCAACCTCGGCTGGATGAAGGATGGCTGGACGCTCTTCTACGGGATCGATGTCACCGGTGCCGCATCGAACGAAGAGGATCTGCTGCGCGCGCAGGGCGGCGACGCATGCCGAACGTCGAGCTTCCGTCCGGGCGGGCGCTTCTGCCCCGACGTCAGCGTGCCCGCGACCTTCTATCACTCGCTGTCGCTGAGCCGCGATGTTGCCGAGCGGTTCCGCATCACGCTGGGGGTCGCGAACCTGTTCGACACGGCGCCGCCGCGCGTGTCGACCGTCGTCACCGCGACGCCGCCCGTGATCG
- a CDS encoding phosphoribosyl-ATP diphosphatase, with protein MSKAMGETLGRLEAVIHDRLAAGEAEASYVASLAAKGRGKIAQKLGEEAVEAVIAAVSEDDPELIGEASDLVFHLSILIAERGLTWDMIAAELDRRHGTSGHTEKAGRPQ; from the coding sequence ATGAGCAAGGCAATGGGCGAGACGCTGGGACGGCTCGAAGCAGTCATCCACGACCGGCTCGCGGCGGGCGAGGCCGAGGCGTCCTATGTCGCGAGCCTCGCCGCGAAAGGCCGCGGCAAGATCGCGCAGAAACTCGGCGAGGAAGCCGTCGAGGCGGTTATCGCCGCGGTCAGCGAGGATGATCCCGAACTGATCGGCGAGGCGAGCGACCTTGTCTTCCACCTTTCGATCCTGATCGCCGAGCGCGGGTTGACGTGGGACATGATCGCCGCCGAACTCGACCGCCGCCACGGAACCTCGGGCCACACCGAAAAAGCCGGCCGCCCCCAATAG
- a CDS encoding histidine triad nucleotide-binding protein: protein MPIDATLPYDDTNIFARILRGELPSKTVYEDEFALAFHDINPQAPLHILVIPKGAYVSWDDFSERGSDAEIAGFVRAVGKVARDAGLVAPGYRLLANVGLDSHQEIPHLHVHIFAGQKLGPMLAR, encoded by the coding sequence ATGCCGATCGACGCGACCCTCCCCTATGACGACACCAACATCTTCGCACGCATCCTGCGCGGCGAGCTGCCGTCGAAGACCGTCTATGAGGACGAGTTCGCCCTCGCCTTCCACGACATCAACCCGCAGGCGCCGCTCCACATCCTCGTGATCCCCAAGGGCGCCTATGTGAGCTGGGACGATTTCTCCGAACGCGGGAGCGACGCCGAGATCGCGGGCTTCGTCCGCGCCGTCGGCAAGGTCGCGCGCGACGCGGGCCTCGTCGCCCCCGGCTATCGCCTGCTCGCGAACGTCGGCCTCGACAGCCATCAGGAGATCCCGCATCTCCACGTCCATATCTTTGCGGGCCAAAAGCTCGGCCCGATGCTTGCGCGCTGA